The Desulfobacterales bacterium genome includes the window CGACCAGGTCCTCATTCGCAGCCGTCAAAACCCGCAATTTGGCGGCTTCGGCCTCACTTGCCGCTTCGATCAGTTTTTCAATTATTTCCTTGTCCATGGCCTGATTTTCTCATTCAAACACGTAAAAAAAAGTTGCGGCCGTCGATTCTCTCTTTCGGATGCCTCCCGATGAACCGGCTCACGTTTTCATCGAAATACACAAGCTTGCTGATTCGTTTACTGGCCACCTCATTCCGCCAACTTGGCGGCCATTCCAGTTTGAGCCGCTTCGGTGTTGAATATATTCTGACCGGGTGCTGCTTCAGCAGCTCGCCGAGTTCCATCACGGTTTCTGGAAACGCCGGTTTCTGAGGCTGGGGCTTCGGAGCTGACTCTTTTACCACGGCCTTTTCCGGCAACAACGGTTTCGGCCCATCGGCCGGTGGTGTCTCGTTGATGTGCCACGCCGGCGGAAGCCCGGCAAGAACCCAGGACCGAACATCCACCGACCTAAAAACATCTCCGGGATCCTTCCCGTCCGGAACCGGCCACCGATCCGCCTGTATGAAATTATCCAACCACCAGCCACTTGCCTTTTCGCCGGCCGCATCCGAATCCAGAGAGACCAGCAAAACAGCGGCAGCCGATATATCCGCCGCGCAACGGGAATCCGGCTTGCTCGCGGAGGTCCCCAGGGCCACAACACCAGTCAGGTCTCCCGCGTCCTGGCCGATCAGGATTCCATCAAGTTCGGATTCGACCACCATATAGGCGCGTTGCCTTTTCCCGATCAGCATGATGGCCGGAGACGACCCCGGAACGAAATAATACCTTGGCCCGTTATTTGACTGCACATCCACCTTCGGCCGGCGGATCCGTATCCGGTAAACGGGCCCGTCAACCAGATACGGGATGACCAGCCCGCGGGGAATCCACAATTTTTTCGGCTTTCCGGTTTTTTCAACGATTTCTGTTGGAAGCCCCCAGCTTTCTCGAGGCCGGTAAAAATCCTTCCCGTTGATCCCTAGCCGGAACCGCCGCGCGCCATCCGCCGTAATACCGCGCTCACGGTGAAGCTTGTCGAGAGCCGGCGGATTGCTCATCAGCGCATCATGCGCCTGGTTAACGAACACAGCCGCCTTTTCAGACCATAAATCCGCCGGCGCGTCGTAAGCCGTGGGGGTGAAAACCGCCTTCTGGGCGGTATTTGAGTGAAGAATGGGCTTTGTGTACCCATACTCCCGCCCTTCAATCCCGGCCTCTTGGCAGGCCTGTTTGTAGGAAAGCCCGTCCGCCTGCATGAAAAAGGCGATAAGATCACCGCTTTTTCCGCAGAACCGGCACCACCAGCCGCCGCCCTTCCACTTCGGGTGGCTTGGCCAGACATGGAACCGGTCGTTTCCATCCTTGCAGAAAGGACAAGGCCCGACGAACTCTGCGCCATGACGCTTCCCGTTCGGCCTGAGCTGCACTTTCGATTGAACCGCGGTTAGTATGTCCATTTAATCTTCCAATCTTCCAAGGTATCCGCCAAAACTTTTTCCCAATTTTTTCAACCCCTTTAGAACATCCACCCTATTTTTCTCTTTTTCAAAATGCATAGCAAAAAAGATAAAAATATATATTTATTCCGTCTTCATATATCCGCCAAAGCGCAAATATATTAATATATCGGTATGATAATGCTTTGGAAGATCGTGTTTAAATCCGCTAATCTTCCAAAATTTTATGGCCGGACCGTCTACACGTAATCGGTCATTACCGCTTCCGGATCATACGCCTTGATGACGTCATAATTGATTGCCAGGCCGAAATACCGGGTGACGCCATACTTTTCATTTCGATACCGCTTCTTCATGTACCCGCCGAACGTCTTTATTTTCGGCGGGAAATTCCCGATATTCTTTTGATACCACTTAACGAAGAAGTGGTAGAGTTGGCTCGACCCGATGCCGATTTCGTCGTCTTCAACCTTGATGCAACACTCTTCAATAAATGAGCCGAAATAATCCAACTCGTCGCGCGTCCGCTTGCTTTCATCGATAACCTTCTGGGGTATCTTGAGCCCGACGCTTCGCCACTTGAGATACCCGCGCACCAACCAGGCAAGAATCCCGGACGCCTCTTCCCGGAGCGCATCATCCAAATAGGGATCCGCTTGCCGTTCATTTTCTGCTTCCGGGTTCATCACAAACTTGATATTGAATGGGATATAAATGATGCGGTTCCAGAAGGCGGCGTCTTCCGTGTCCGCCCGGAGCTTGAAATTCGAAAGAAGGAAAAGAGTGTGTGTCGGCTCGAAATCGGTTTGCCGCTTGTCGTATGGCGATCTTGCCGTGAGCGTATCTTTCCCGGTCATGACCTTCACCCGAACGGCGCTTACCTTCGCGTTGTCCTCGGTCTCGGATGCATAGGCTATCCGCAATCCTTTGAGCGCCATCATGGAAGGGTCAATTCCGCTGCTGCTTGGTTTGTACCCAGAAACCAACATGTCACTGGAAACCGGCCCCCCCAAAGGACCCACGGCATACGAGACAGCTTCCATTATGGTGGTTTTCCCATTGTCGCCATGGGGACCGATGAAAACCGGAAACTTTTTCTCCACCACCTTCCCGGATATCGACATCCCGAAGAGACGCTGGAGAAACTCCGCCATTTGGTCGTCATCGGCCATGCAGGACGCCACGGCTTTTTCAAACCGCTCGCACGGGTGATTCAAGTCAACCCAGGGATGCGGGCTTGCCTTGAGGATCCAGTCTTCCGGCCGGCCAGGCCGAAACTTCCCGGTTTCGAGATTGACAACTCCATTTGCGCAGCCCAACAAGAGGTGATTGCTGTCGATCTCGTTGCCGCTGATCGCGATGGCGCCGGCCGATGTGTGAGCGAATTCCAGGCAGGCCTGCCGGCGGTTGTTTCCCCTGAGCTGGTTGGCCCTGTTTTCAAGCGCCTCTACCAGGGCGGTCATACCTTTAACCACCTGGTTGTCTTTGATCTCCGGAAGTGTTTTTTTGATCGCGGCCGCTTCGCCCTCGTATGCCTCCGCGACGGCTTCAACTGCCGAAACGGCTTCATCCATGATGTCCTCGACCCAATGGTGGCCGGCCCACTTCAGCCACATGTTGCGGGTTTTACAAAACACGAATTTGCCACGGTGGAGCGCTTTGTAAAGTTCTCCATCCCCGTGCTGGTTGGTACGCAGGCACGCCCGGATGAAACCGGATGAAATCTTCTCATCTCCATGGTCCCCTCCGCCGCCTCGGCGCTTTGCTTCATCATCTTTGCGCTCGTTCACCTTCCGGCGAATTTCGTTTATGTCGGTGATCTTTTCCGTCATTTGAGCCATAGCCCACACGCCCCAAAAAAATTAGTATGAAAACAACTGGTTTTTAGCCAATAACCGACCGAATTAAAGAAGTAATATTCCATTTTCCATTCCATTTTCAAAATTTACCTGGACACGATGACCGGGGTTGTTTGACCCCTACGGTGAATGGTCATAGGAAGGACCCGCGATCTCATCCGCCCGGTTGGACCTTTGGGCTGTTTTTCTGTTGCTTGGGGGAAAGGGGGCGCCGGGGTATGGCCGGCCCAAACCTAAAAAGGATTGAGCCGTTTTAGACGCCATCCAAAGACGGAACGGTGTTGATATCGGCATATGAACGGGGTACTGTGTTGGGGTACCCAGCAAAAAAAACCGGGTTTTTTGGTGGCAATACGTACCCCAAAAATACCCGGATAGTTTTACTGAAACATAGGCGGCTGTTGATATTATGCACTT containing:
- a CDS encoding phage/plasmid primase, P4 family translates to MAQMTEKITDINEIRRKVNERKDDEAKRRGGGGDHGDEKISSGFIRACLRTNQHGDGELYKALHRGKFVFCKTRNMWLKWAGHHWVEDIMDEAVSAVEAVAEAYEGEAAAIKKTLPEIKDNQVVKGMTALVEALENRANQLRGNNRRQACLEFAHTSAGAIAISGNEIDSNHLLLGCANGVVNLETGKFRPGRPEDWILKASPHPWVDLNHPCERFEKAVASCMADDDQMAEFLQRLFGMSISGKVVEKKFPVFIGPHGDNGKTTIMEAVSYAVGPLGGPVSSDMLVSGYKPSSSGIDPSMMALKGLRIAYASETEDNAKVSAVRVKVMTGKDTLTARSPYDKRQTDFEPTHTLFLLSNFKLRADTEDAAFWNRIIYIPFNIKFVMNPEAENERQADPYLDDALREEASGILAWLVRGYLKWRSVGLKIPQKVIDESKRTRDELDYFGSFIEECCIKVEDDEIGIGSSQLYHFFVKWYQKNIGNFPPKIKTFGGYMKKRYRNEKYGVTRYFGLAINYDVIKAYDPEAVMTDYV
- a CDS encoding CHC2 zinc finger domain-containing protein, whose protein sequence is MDILTAVQSKVQLRPNGKRHGAEFVGPCPFCKDGNDRFHVWPSHPKWKGGGWWCRFCGKSGDLIAFFMQADGLSYKQACQEAGIEGREYGYTKPILHSNTAQKAVFTPTAYDAPADLWSEKAAVFVNQAHDALMSNPPALDKLHRERGITADGARRFRLGINGKDFYRPRESWGLPTEIVEKTGKPKKLWIPRGLVIPYLVDGPVYRIRIRRPKVDVQSNNGPRYYFVPGSSPAIMLIGKRQRAYMVVESELDGILIGQDAGDLTGVVALGTSASKPDSRCAADISAAAVLLVSLDSDAAGEKASGWWLDNFIQADRWPVPDGKDPGDVFRSVDVRSWVLAGLPPAWHINETPPADGPKPLLPEKAVVKESAPKPQPQKPAFPETVMELGELLKQHPVRIYSTPKRLKLEWPPSWRNEVASKRISKLVYFDENVSRFIGRHPKERIDGRNFFLRV